A portion of the Leptidea sinapis chromosome 27, ilLepSina1.1, whole genome shotgun sequence genome contains these proteins:
- the LOC126972788 gene encoding integrator complex subunit 10: MPAIEFFGNENDEDYIISRAKDAQKYNIYSAKAWMLTAKTLFPTNFKIQFEAYLMEKQSGNVKEAAECFSSLITSSQNISELLPEISAIANALKSNEVSFLSQMFDNILPDIQLTILKTSVEHSDDTMEHCRLLVLLLKKFPQLGVDSLVKTLINAEKFFCDNRYARLLVVETLPLLSSIESPRLLQKLLIKAIDYYNSYVYDDTQQDITDPWQRLYAVLDLLGKQLGWEPYLQNYSNSLNKETYFQKLLVLRNIEDCRQLLYCGTVFFLRSLYEHRNLKGNHNILVESLSDPDLPNSKRRKGEIEVTGVSAYQFQSAASCWELLHSTDVISREFLKLKSQLQTKPWTEGFTEELSLYRGNYDEAMPPNSLNNLATNVVRVSINYFKKNHSACVENILTALSQLPVLEGALEADLIVGGKIRHLHYLPMTKVAIMHYFCTLLIRVLLNTGNTTDLTYGHILVLMQLGWPQEESLFLHILDVIKQKGGFHYHLFSAYIIHIDILEELSYIWNEHGKSIALDILPNSQQHLGQRRIGTRGADKGVKEDFKQAMKAQVSRCNESILNLMTQFITSERTYLLQIM, from the coding sequence atgcctGCTATTGAGTTTTTCGGTAACGAAAATGATGAAGATTATATCATATCCAGAGCCAAAGATgctcaaaaatacaatatttattctgCTAAAGCATGGATGCTTACAGCAAAAACATTATTtccaacaaattttaaaatacaatttgaagcgtATTTGATGGAAAAACAGTCGGGGAATGTTAAAGAAGCAGCAGAGTGTTTTAGCTCTTTGATTACGTCTAGTCAAAATATATCGGAGTTGCTTCCAGAAATATCTGCAATTGCAAATGCTTTGAAATCGAATGAAGTAAGTTTTTTGAGCCAAATGTTTGACAACATACTGCCCGATATACAGTTGACTATTCTTAAAACAAGTGTTGAACACAGTGATGACACTATGGAACATTGTCGCTTGTTAGTACTTCTGCTTAAGAAATTTCCCCAACTTGGTGTGGACAGCCTTGTcaaaacattaataaatgcTGAAAAGTTTTTCTGTGACAACAGATATGCTCGATTGCTAGTAGTTGAGACTCTGCCACTTCTTAGTTCAATTGAATCACCTAGATTACTTCAAAAACTGTTGATAAAAGCAATTGACTATTATAACTCTTATGTTTATGACGATACTCAGCAAGATATTACTGATCCATGGCAAAGACTTTATGCTGTTTTAGATCTTTTAGGAAAGCAGTTGGGTTGGGAGCCTTATCTTCAAAATTACAGTAACAGTTTgaataaagagacatattttcaaaaattattagtacTAAGAAATATAGAGGATTGCAGACAGTTACTGTATTGTGGAACTGTTTTCTTTTTGAGGTCGTTATATGAGCACAGAAATCTTAAAggaaatcataatatattggtaGAATCACTCTCAGACCCAGATTTGCCAAATTCGAAAAGAAGAAAGGGAGAAATTGAAGTAACAGGAGTCTCTGCTTACCAATTTCAATCAGCTGCAAGTTGTTGGGAGCTACTACATAGTACTGATGTGATTTCAagagaatttttgaaattgaaatctCAGCTACAAACAAAGCCTTGGACCGAAGGATTCACTGaagaattatctttatatagAGGAAATTATGATGAGGCAATGCCACCTAATTCATTGAATAATCTGGCAACCAATGTTGTTAGAGTATCAATCAATTACTTTAAAAAGAACCATTCTGCCTGTGTGGAAAACATATTAACAGCATTATCGCAATTACCAGTTCTTGAAGGAGCTTTAGAAGCAGATCTGATTGTTGGAGGAAAAATTAGACATCTACATTATCTTCCTATGACAAAAGTTGCTATAATGCATTATTTTTGTACTCTACTGATAAGAGTTTTACTTAACACAGGCAATACTACAGACCTTACATATGGCCATATATTGGTATTGATGCAACTAGGATGGCCCCAGGAGGAATCCTTATTTCTCCATATTTTAgatgtaataaaacaaaaggGTGGTTTCCACTATCATCTTTTTTCtgcatatataatacatatagaTATTCTAGAAGAACTAAGTTATATCTGGAACGAACATGGCAAGAGCATTGCTTTAGATATATTACCAAATTCTCAGCAACATTTAGGTCAAAGAAGAATAGGAACAAGGGGAGCAGACAAAGGAGTTAAAGAAGATTTTAAACAAGCTATGAAAGCGCAGGTGTCGAGGTGCAATGAATCCATACTTAATTTAATGACACAGTTTATTACTTCGGAAAGAACATATTTATTGCAAATTATGTAG
- the LOC126972853 gene encoding F-box/SPRY domain-containing protein 1: MYYKRIARKNYGNRTMHQYSYSNGYVIAELVSDIILDNIFSFLSLKDLKSCMLVCKTWFRALSDENNDVWRYHCLRRLSEEVLRSELLSCLSTYKNKLRAYLHAWSPHDCSRNIYIKSNGFTLHRNPVAQSTDACRGKIGYSTGRHTWEVIWEGPLGTIAVIGVSTKEAPLQCQGYVGLLGIDENSWGWNLVDNVLLHNGENRGEFPHLTNCPKYQVGERLRVILDCDSGTLSFEKKYEFLGVAFRDLPYDTKLYPTVSAVYGNTEVSMIYTGLPMDG; the protein is encoded by the exons ATGTATTACAAAAGGATTGCTCGTAAAAACTATGGCAACAGAACAATGCATCAATATAGCTACAGCAATGGATATGTTATAGCCGAACTTGTATCTGATATCATTTTAGACAATATTTTCTCATTCCTTAGTTTAAAGGATCTCAAGAGTTGTATGTTAGTATGCAAAACATGGTTTAGAGCATTGAGTGATGAAAATAATGATGTTTGGAGATATCACTGCCTTAGAAGATTATCAGAAGAAGTTCTTAGATCTGAATTGCTATCATGTTTGTCCACCTATAAGAATAAACTAAGAGCATATTTGCATGCATGGAGTCCACATGATTGTtccagaaatatttatattaaatcaaatggTTTTACATTGCACAG aAATCCTGTGGCGCAGAGTACTGATGCATGTCGTGGAAAAATTGGTTATAGTACAGGCAGACATACATGGGAAGTTATATGGGAAGGACCTTTAGGAACCATAGCGGTTATAGGCGTTTCAACTAAAGAAGCCCCATTACAGTGTCAAGGATATGTTGGGTTACTAGGTATTGATGAAAACAGTTGGGGTTGGAATTTGGTTGACAATGTCTTATTGCACAATGGTGAAAATAGAGGTGAATTTCCACATTTGACTAACTGTCCTAAATACCaa GTAGGAGAACGCTTGAGGGTAATATTAGACTGTGACTCAGGTACACTATCGTTTGAGAAGAAATATGAATTTCTAGGAGTTGCATTTAGAg aTCTTCCATATGATACCAAGCTGTATCCAACAGTCTCAGCAGTGTATGGAAACACGGAAGTGTCAATGATATACACTGGGTTACCCATGGATGGTTGA
- the LOC126972850 gene encoding transmembrane protein 164, with product MFEWAYSGANRAVPRNVGPECAYFLSTQRQIIETVIVVAVCIYIIVKTYPKLHIPEDAAYIKSDRGGKRLLVILLALLWGMEIGFKFASRTIIYLLNPCHVTTLIQIYLLAAPPSKFVTALFRIHLNLLNGPLLAFLFPETASRTIFAEASLYWIQHGMMFVIPYYLLRIGGVYNIEPLWDFNWSIFSYCLNLLYHFVILQVIAIPAQVNLNHMLCPAILDPFDGPWYRMAALVHQALLCPLLCKVFCLVADFCLTKFPPTKVKPKMKDNLIDNILEQKKCVD from the exons ATGTTTGAATGGGCTTATAGTGGTGCTAATAGAGCTGTTCCTAGAAATGTTGGCCCTGAATGTGCATATTTTCTTTCAACCCAAAGACAGATTATTGAAACTGTAATTGTTGTAGCAGTTTgcatttatataatt gtTAAAACATATCCAAAATTGCACATTCCTGAAGATGCTGCCTATATCAAAAGTGATAGAGGTGGTAAAAGATTATTAGTAATTCTTCTGGCACTACTATGGGGTATGGAAAtcggtttcaaatttgcttctcgcactataatttatttgttgaatCCCTGCCATGTTACAACTCTTATTCAG atatATTTATTAGCAGCACCACCTAGCAAATTTGTAACAGCACTATTTCGAATTCACCTGAACTTACTAAATGGACCTCTTCTAGCTTTCTTATTTCCAGAAACAGCATCAAGAACT ATATTTGCAGAAGCATCATTATATTGGATTCAACATGGGATGATGTTTGTCATTCCTTACTATCTACTCAGAATTggtg gtgtatataatattgaacCCTTGTGGGATTTTAATTGGTCTATTTTTAGCTACTGCCTTAATCTATTGTACCACTTCGTCATCTTGCAAGTGATTGCAATT CCTGCTCAAGTAAACCTAAATCATATGCTATGTCCCGCCATTCTGGACCCATTCGATGGGCCCTGGTACAGAATGGCAGCTCTGGTTCATCAAGCACTGCTGTGCCCATTATTATGTAAAGTTTTTTGCCTCGTTGCAGACTTTTGCCTTACTAAATTTCCGCCTACAAAAGTGAAACCAAAGATGAAAGATAAtttaatagataatatattagaGCAAAAGAAATGTGTTGATTAA